From the Fibrobacter sp. UWB11 genome, one window contains:
- the secE gene encoding preprotein translocase subunit SecE gives MRKVQQYVSESVQELKQVTWPTWEELKGSTLVVMLFSVIMGFYIAGLDFVLSWIVNFIMGRG, from the coding sequence ATGCGTAAGGTTCAGCAATATGTATCAGAATCTGTCCAAGAACTGAAACAGGTTACTTGGCCCACCTGGGAAGAACTTAAGGGTTCTACTCTTGTTGTAATGCTTTTCAGCGTTATCATGGGATTCTATATTGCAGGGCTCGATTTTGTGCTCTCTTGGATTGTAAATTTCATTATGGGTAGAGGTTAA
- the nusG gene encoding transcription termination/antitermination protein NusG — MAMQWYAVHTFTGQENNIKKRLEQMIEREGVQDKFGRILVPIREVVSNVRGKRRVSVQNLFPAYIIIEMELDELTQHLVSTINGVTHFGGMTRASRVPIPLRQSEVDRLLGVDPENSIEGEIQIPYTIGENVCIKEGPFKGFVGVVDEIMEAKIKVMVSVFGRSTPVELAFNQVESADA; from the coding sequence ATGGCCATGCAGTGGTATGCAGTTCACACCTTTACCGGTCAAGAAAACAATATCAAGAAACGCCTTGAGCAAATGATTGAGCGCGAAGGCGTTCAAGATAAATTTGGACGTATACTCGTACCTATCCGCGAAGTTGTTTCCAACGTTCGCGGTAAGCGTCGTGTTAGCGTCCAAAATTTGTTTCCTGCATATATTATTATTGAAATGGAGCTGGACGAGCTCACCCAGCACCTGGTGTCCACCATCAATGGTGTCACCCATTTCGGCGGAATGACTCGCGCTTCTCGAGTACCTATTCCGCTTCGTCAGAGCGAGGTCGATCGTCTTCTGGGTGTTGATCCTGAAAACTCCATTGAAGGCGAGATCCAAATTCCGTACACAATTGGCGAAAATGTCTGCATCAAGGAAGGTCCTTTCAAGGGCTTTGTGGGCGTCGTAGATGAAATTATGGAAGCCAAGATCAAGGTCATGGTTTCCGTTTTTGGTCGTTCTACGCCAGTCGAACTCGCCTTTAACCAGGTCGAATCCGCCGACGCATAA
- the rpmG gene encoding 50S ribosomal protein L33 has protein sequence MPRELIVLECTECNQRNYDCDKNKRLHPSRVEYKKYCRFCRKHTVHKESK, from the coding sequence ATGCCTAGAGAACTCATCGTGCTTGAATGCACAGAATGCAATCAGCGCAACTATGATTGCGACAAGAACAAGCGTCTTCATCCTTCCCGCGTGGAATACAAGAAGTACTGCCGCTTCTGCCGCAAGCATACTGTTCACAAGGAATCCAAGTAA